A single Drechmeria coniospora strain ARSEF 6962 chromosome 03, whole genome shotgun sequence DNA region contains:
- a CDS encoding impB/mucB/samB family protein, with protein MDKPVRKPPKRKDDRVILQFDYDCFYAQVLENKNPALKSRAVGVKQKNILATCNYNARRQGVQKLMLISEAQKLCPSLVLVDGEDLTPFRDMSKVLFNFFRSQSWNGRVERLGFDEVFMDVTDIVDYNLYCLNGNSMANSFFYLSKKDPEQGFACDLTSMAGCVVASHLAQYLRLKIETDFGYTSTCGIAMNKLLSKLVGSCNKPRNQTTLLALDEEDAVAFMDGHMTRKVPGLGFKTCMLLESHILGRDVEADSHSFESCVTVGEVRQHPTMSPSFLETLLGGPGAERGIGARVWGLLHGVDGTEVKEASDIPSQISIEDTYKGLETMAQITEELHKLSCSLIRRMRIDLVVPDDGAGVPGAQKWVARPKTLRLSIRSWPSRKAPESQSMNFSRISRSCPLPNLVFDLAADIDELAMRLVADALLPLLRRLQPEQGPHRWNLQLLNICVANMVAGAADDKTGAGRDIAVMFQRQDEVLRPWKAVEPVDKWQGTGSEFNATTDEDSGNDGTWDDAVHPLCLTCGHAVPHFAMAAHSRYHDLGE; from the exons ATGGACAAGCCCGTGCGAAAGCCACCGAAGCGCAAGGACGACCGCGTTATTCTGCAGTTT GATTACGACTGCTTCTACGCCCAGGTGCTCGAAAACAAGAACCCTGCGCTCAAGTCACGCGCGGTTGGCGTCAAGCAAAAGAACATCCTCGCAACGTGCAACTACAATGCTCGCCGACAAGGGGTCCAGAAGCTCATGCTCATATCCGAAGCCCAGAAGCTTTGCCCGTCTCTCgttctcgtcgatggcgaggacTTGACTCCATTTCGGGACATGAGCAAAGTGCTGTTCAACTTCTTCAGATCTCAGTCGTGGAATGGCAGGGTCGAGCGCCTCGGGTTCGACGAAGTGTTCATGG ACGTCACGGACATTGTCGACTACAACCTGTATTGCCTCAACGGCAACTCAATGGCGAACTCTTTCTTTTACTTGAGCAAGAAGGATCCCGAGCAGGGGTTTGCCTGCGACCTCACCTCCATGGCCGGTTGCGTAGTTG CGTCTCATCTAGCACAGTACCTGCGCTTGAAAATTGAGACCGACTTCGGCTACACGTCGACATGTGGCATAGCCATGAACAAGCTTCTCTCCAAGCTTGTTGGGTCCTGTAATAAACCCCGGAATCAGACAACCTTGCTGGCGCTCGATGAAGAGGATGCCGTGGCATTCATGGATGGTCACATGACTAGGAAAGTCCCGGGTCTTGGGTTCAAGACCTGCATGCTTTTGGAGTCCCATATCCTCGGTCGAGACGTGGAAGCCGATTCGCATTCGTTCGAGTCTTGCGTGACGGTCGGTGAAGTGCGTCAACATCCGACCATGTCGCCAAGCTTCCTCGAGACTCTTCTCGGTGGGCCAGGTGCGGAACGAGGCATCGGTGCCCGAGTTTGGGGCCTCCTTCACGGAGTTGACGGTACCGAAGTCAAGGAGGCCAGCGATATCCCATCACAAATCAGCATCGAAGACACTTACAAGGGCCTAGAAACCATGGCGCAGATCACGGAGGAGCTCCATAAGCTGTCGTGCTCTCTAATTCGCAGGATGAGGATAGATTTAGTTGTCCccgacgatggtgccggTGTGCCCGGTGCTCAGAAATGGGTGGCGAGACCGAAGACTCTGCGGTTGTCCATCAGATCGTGGCCAAGCAGAAAAGCGCCGGAGAGCCAAAGCATGAACTTCAGCCGCATCTCGCGTTCATGTCCGCTACCCAACCTAGTCTTcgatctcgccgccgacatTGACGAACTTGCGATGCGACTCGTCGCTGAtgcgctgctgccgctgctgcgacGCTTGCAGCCAGAGCAAGGGCCTCACAGGTGGAATCTTCAGCTGTTGAATATATGTGTGGCCAACATGGTCgccggagccgccgacgacaagacTGGGGCGGGAAGAGACATCGCGGTCATGTTTCAGCGGCAAGACGAGGTGCTGCGTCCGTGGAAGGCGGTCGAACCAGTCGATAAATGGCAAGGCACTGGCTCAGAGTTCAACGCGACAACGGACGAAGACTCGGGGAATGATGGGACGTGGGATGATGCGGTGCACCCTCTTTGCCTAACGTGCGGCCACGCTGTTCCGCATTTCGCGATGGCTGCTCATTCCAGATATCATGATTTAGGTGAATGA
- a CDS encoding anthranilate synthase component 1 has translation MAGARAIVPSLDTVKSIVDKPHSGSGRKPTLVPVYRQISSDLITPSAAYLKISAHSNSDFSFLFESAATEQVGRYSFVGAGPRKVLTTGPGYGPETDPLPALEEELARHVVAHVPGLQLPPLTGGAIGYVGYDCVRYFEPKTARPMKDVLKIPESLFMLFDTIVAFDRFFGVIKVISYVTVPNDPSQSLDEAYEKARATIEELVDVLNSPDMDIPEQMPIVLGQEATSNVGRQGYEAHVTRLKEHIVKGDIFQAVPSQRFSRPTSLHPFNIYRHLRTVNPSPYLFYVNCKDFQIIGASPELLVKSEAGRVITHPIAGTVKRGKTPEEDQRLADELSSSLKDRAEHVMLVDLARNDINRVGDPFTVRVDRLMVVEKFSHVQHLVSQVSGVLRPDKTRFDAFRSVFPAGTVSGAPKVRAMELIAELEKEKRGIYAGAVGYFGYGSEDEDGNLTEGAMDTCIALRTMMTKDGVAYLQAGGGIVFDSDEYDEWQETINKLSANMQCISSAEELYHQQQQQQK, from the exons ATGGCGGGCGCG CGAGCCATCGTCCCGTCACTCGACACGGTGAAATCTATTGTCGACAAGCCGCACTCGGGCAGCGGCAGGAAACCGACACTCGTGCCCGTATATCGCCAAATCTCCTCCGACCTCATCACCCCGTCCGCCGCCTACCTCAAGATCTCGGCTCATTCGAACTCGGACTTCTCCTTCCTCTTCGAATCTGCCGCCACCGAGCAGGTCGGCCGATACagcttcgtcggcgccggcccgcGCAAGGTCCTCACCACCGGTCCTGGATATGGTCCCGAGACGGACCCCTTGCCTGCGttggaggaggagctcgcccgccacgtcgtcgcccacgTGCCCGGTCTCCAGCTCCCGCCCTTGACCGGCGGTGCCATTGGCTATGTCGGCTACGACTGCGTCCGGTACTTCGAGCCCAAGACGGCGCGGCCCATGAAGGATGTTTTGAAGATCCCCGAGTCGCTCTTCATGCTGTTCGATACCATTGTGGCCTTTGATAGGTTCTTTGGTGTCATCAAAGTCATTAGCTACGTAACCGTGCCGAACGATCCTTCCCAAAGCCTGGACGAGGCATACGAAAAGGCGCGGGCAACGAttgaggagctcgtcgatgtGCTGAATTCACCTGACATGGACATCCCCGAGCAGATGCCCATCGTGCTCGGCCAGGAAGCTACCTCCAACGTGGGCCGTCAAGGTTACGAGGCCCACGTCACGAGACTCAAGGAGCACATTGTCAAGGGAGACATATTCCAGGCAGTGCCATCTCAACGCTTTTCTCGTCCTACCAGCCTACACCCTTTTAATATCTACAGACACCTCAGGACTGTCAACCCTTCCCCGTACCTATTTTACGTCAACTGCAAAGATTTTCAGATCATTGGCGCCTCGCCCGAGCTGCTTGTCAAAAGCGAGGCCGGCAGGGTCATCACGCACCCcatcgccggcaccgtcaagCGTGGCAAGACGCCGGAGGAAGACCAAaggctggccgacgagctgagCAGCTCGCTCAAGGACCGTGCTGAGCACGTGATGTTGGTCGACCTGGCTCGAAATGACATTAACCGAGTAGGAGATCCCTTTACCGTGCGCGTCGACCGCCTCATGGTGGTAGAGAAGTTTAGCCACGTTCAGCACCTCGTGTCGCAGGTTTCAGGCGTCCTGCGGCCGGACAAGACCCGCTTCGACGCTTTCCGCTCCGTCTTCCCCGCCGGTACCGTCTCCGGAGCGCCCAAGGTGAGGGCAATGGAGCTcatcgccgagctggagAAGGAAAAGCGTGGCATATACGCCGGAGCGGTGGGGTACTTTGGGTACGGAAgcgaagacgaggacggaAACCTAACTGAGGGCGCCATGGACACGTGTATCGCGCTGAGAACAATGATGACCAAGGACGGTGTGGCATATCTCCAAGCTG GTGGGGGTATCGTGTTTGATTCTGACGAGTACGACGAGTGGCAAGAGACCATCAACAAGCTGAGCGCCAACATGCAGTGCATCAGCTCGGCGGAGGAACTATaccaccagcagcagcagcaacagaaGTAG